The region TACTTAATAAGCATATTCACTTTCCCCAAACAGCTTTTCAATCGCTTTGGTTTGATTATCCTGTCTCATAAGCGATTCTCCTACTAAAATAGCTTTTGCTCCCGCTTCTTTTACGTAAGAAACATCATCGTATAAGTAAATGCCGCTTTCACTCACTAACAGCTGTTCTTTCGGAACGTGCTTGGCGATTTCTTTTGTCTGCTCCACGCTGGTTTCAAACGTATGAAGGTTTCGGTTATTAATTCCGATAATCTTCGGCGTAAATACAGCTAACAGCTGTTCGAGCGTTTCTAAAGAATGCACTTCTACTAAACAATCTAACTCTTTTTCAGCAGCTTGAAGATAAAGCTCTTGCAATTTTAAGGGTTCAAGTGCTTCTCCAATGAGTAAAATAGCATCGGCACCGATTCTTGCACTTTCTTCCACTTGAATGGAATCAATGATGAAATCCTTGCGAAGCACAGGGATAGAGACATGCTGTTTAATATCACTTAAAAACGTTCGATGTCCTTGAAAATAGTGCTCATCCGTTAACACAGACAGAGCATCTGCTTTTCCTTCTTCGTAGGCTTTAGCAATTTCCACAGGCTGAAAATTCTCTTTTATTAATCCTTTGGAAGGAGAGGCTTTTTTCACTTCTGCAATAAGAGCCAGCTCTCGATTGGGATTTGATAAAGCTTCTATAAATGATCGTTTTGTAACATTTTGCTGCTCGGGTAACTGTAAGTTTTGAATTTCTTCTTTTTTTGTTTCAATAATTTTATTGAGCATGTTCAACCACCTTTTTCGATTTCAATCGTTGTAATTGCGTGTATGCAGCACCTGATTCAATTGTTTCTAAAGCTACAGCTACTCCTTCTTCAAAAGTAGAAACGTTTCCGCTAACGTAAATAGCTGCAGCAGAGTTCAACACGACTGCATTTTTAGCAGTTAAATTACTTTTATTTAAAAATAGCGCTTCAATAAGCTCTGCACTTGATTTCGCGTCTTCTACCACCAAGTCCTCAAGCTTCCCTCTCTTTAAGTGTACATCCTCTGGTGCAAGCGTATATTCTGTAATGACATTGCCTTGCACTTCTACAATATCTGTTACATCCGTGGCACTAATTTCATCCAAACCGTCTCTGCCCGCAACAAGCAGGACATGGTTAGCTCCCAGTAC is a window of Priestia aryabhattai DNA encoding:
- the trpC gene encoding indole-3-glycerol phosphate synthase TrpC; this translates as MLNKIIETKKEEIQNLQLPEQQNVTKRSFIEALSNPNRELALIAEVKKASPSKGLIKENFQPVEIAKAYEEGKADALSVLTDEHYFQGHRTFLSDIKQHVSIPVLRKDFIIDSIQVEESARIGADAILLIGEALEPLKLQELYLQAAEKELDCLVEVHSLETLEQLLAVFTPKIIGINNRNLHTFETSVEQTKEIAKHVPKEQLLVSESGIYLYDDVSYVKEAGAKAILVGESLMRQDNQTKAIEKLFGESEYAY